The genome window TTACTTATGTTTAATGTTAATTCTTATCGTTGGCTAAAGCAAAAGATATTGCACAGAATATCATCAAATCGAATAGGAGATACAGTAATGAATACTTATCAAGAGTGCAGAAATTTAGCTAAAAACAACATATTAATTGATGACGGTAAAGTAGAGCAGTCGAAAATAAAATTGTTTAATGGCACGCTAGTGTCAAAGTGGTTAACATTAATAGGAAATAAGCTAGTGTTATGTCATTTAGTTAATTACAAGTAGGTTATAGATCTTTTCGTGTTCGAGATATAAGCAACAAAAGTCGGTGGATGGAGTGAAGTATTGCTAAGTTGTATCTTGCCACGCTAAGTCTGTAAATGATAAAAAGGAGAGTAACAACAATAAAAAATGAAAGGGCTTTCTACGTGCTCTTTTTTACAGGGAATGCTATGTCTACTTTAGATCGTCGTAAGTTTATTAAATCAGCGGTTGCAGTCACTGCGGCTGGCGTAGCTGCAGGCTGCAGTAATTTAGCTTCGTTAGAAAATCACACTCCTGACGCACAAGGAAAATCCGTCATGGGGCTAACTGCGCCTCAAATGGATACCGTACGGGTTGGCTTTATTGGGGTTGGTCAACGCGGCTCAGGGCATGTTAAACATTATTGTCATCTTGAAGGGGTAGAAATTAAGGCTATTTGCGATACTTATGAAGAGATGCTTGATCAATCTATTGATTACGTCGTTAAACAAGGAATGCAAAAGCCTACTCGTTATACTGGCAGCGACTTAGCATATAAAGATATGCTGTCTAGGCAAGATATTGATATTGTTATTATTTCTACTCCATGGCGCTGGCATACTCCGATGGCGATCGATACCATGGAAAGTGGTAAGCACGCTTTTGTCGAAGTACCGGTAGCCACCAGTATTGAAGAATGCTGGCAATTAGTTGATACCGCAGAGCGTACGCAAAAGCACTGTATGATGATGGAAAATGTCAACTACGGCAGAGATGAATTGATGGTGCTTAATATGGTGCGTCAAGGACTGTTTGGCGAATTGTTACATGGTGAAGCGGCTTATATTCATGAGCTACGCTGGCAAATGAAAGAGATTGAACATAGTACAGGATCTTGGCGGACTGAGTGGCATACTAAGCGTAATGGTAATTTGTATCCTACGCACGGTTTAGGGCCTATTGCGCAGTATATGAATATTAACCGTGGCGACAGATTTGACTATTTGACCTCGATGAGTTCTCCTGCCTTGGGGCGCGCGGCTTACGCGCGAAGAGAGTTTCCGGCAGATCATCAGCGCAATCAGATGAAATTTGTTACTGGAGATATCAACACTAGTACTATTAAAACGGTGAAAGGGCGAACTATTGTTGTGCAGCACGATACGACCAGCCCAAGGCCTTACAGTCGTCATAACCTTATTCAAGGAACCAATGGTACATTTGCCGGTTTTCCAAATCGTATTGCTATCGAGCAGGCACCCAGTAAGGTCAAGGCACTTTATGAAAAAGAGTATCAGCAAGCGTTAAAAGCCTGGCAAGAATCTGGGTCTCAGGGTAGAAAACCGTATCCGCCAAGTTACCATCGCTGGGATAATGATATGGAAAAATGGCGGGCGGAATATGACCATCCATTATGGAAACGCATGGGAGAAGAAGCGGTGCGTAACGGAGGGCATGGCGGCATGGATTTTGTCATGATGTGGCGAATTGTTTATTGTTTGCGCCACGGACAGCCACTAGATCAAGATGTTTATGATGC of Thalassotalea insulae contains these proteins:
- a CDS encoding Gfo/Idh/MocA family protein; this translates as MSTLDRRKFIKSAVAVTAAGVAAGCSNLASLENHTPDAQGKSVMGLTAPQMDTVRVGFIGVGQRGSGHVKHYCHLEGVEIKAICDTYEEMLDQSIDYVVKQGMQKPTRYTGSDLAYKDMLSRQDIDIVIISTPWRWHTPMAIDTMESGKHAFVEVPVATSIEECWQLVDTAERTQKHCMMMENVNYGRDELMVLNMVRQGLFGELLHGEAAYIHELRWQMKEIEHSTGSWRTEWHTKRNGNLYPTHGLGPIAQYMNINRGDRFDYLTSMSSPALGRAAYARREFPADHQRNQMKFVTGDINTSTIKTVKGRTIVVQHDTTSPRPYSRHNLIQGTNGTFAGFPNRIAIEQAPSKVKALYEKEYQQALKAWQESGSQGRKPYPPSYHRWDNDMEKWRAEYDHPLWKRMGEEAVRNGGHGGMDFVMMWRIVYCLRHGQPLDQDVYDAAAWSAISPLSAASVADRSNSKTIPDFTRGAWKTGKPLGIVA